The genomic segment ACCGGACTTCGGCCCCGACGAGTAGGATGAGTACACCCGCGACCATTCGTCCGCCGTCGGTTCGTGGCCTTTGGGCGCTCGGATTCGTCGCGCTCTCTCTCGGCGCCCTAGTCGCTGTACCTGTGTACTACGGGCAGCGGGTCGCCGTCGTACAGATGCGGATTACAGATGTGCTCGAGCCGGCGGCACGACTGAGCTCGAACCTTCTTCTGCTAAAGGCACGGCAGTTCGCGCGCATGGAGGGGTACCTTGCGACGGAGGATGCCAACACGCTCGAAGATCCGCCGCACGCGGCAATGACCGCACGAATGTTTCGGGATCCATACTTGTCAGCGGCGGCAGAAGAGGAAGCTGTTCTCGCTCAGTTGCAGGTCCTCGCTCCGTGGCTCGACGCGGTGCCCAGTGCACTGGGTGGCCAGAGCTTCTTCGACCGGCTTGTCCGACTTCAGACCGAATCGGTGGCATGGCGTTTTGGTAATCAGCGTCTGTTCGAGTTTGGCGTTAACGAGGGGGCCCGTGACCGCGTCCTCGCAGGGTACAACGACGTCCAGTGGGCCACGCGTGAGCTGGATCAGTCGATCCAGGCGGCGGTGGCCGATGGCCGGCGGCGGGTTGCCAACGAGCAGCGGCGGCAGACACGAATCACGAGGGTACTCGCGGCGGTGGCCCTGTTCGCCTCTCTGATTCTCGGTCGTGTAGCCCACCGCTACCGAGCGCTCACCACGGAGCGCGAGATCCAACGGCGGGAGGCGGTCCGGGGCCGAAGAGAGGTCGACGCGCTTCTCGAGGCGACGGGCGACGGGGTGCTCGGCATCGATCTGGAAGGTCGTTGCATTTCGCTCAACCGGGCCGGCACAGGGCTTGTGGGGTGGCCGGAGGGCGAGATTCAAGGTCGGGATGTCGTGGCCACGCTGTTTCACACCGATGCAGATGGGGCTCCCGTCACAGAGGACAGCTTTCCGCTCGCACAGACGGTCGCTGCGGGGGAGCAGATTTGGTCTGACGTGGGCGCGGTCATCTGGCGGCGGAAGCGCAGTTCATTTCCGGCGCGCTGGTCGGTGCAGCCGATGATCGACGGGACTGAACTGCGGGGTGCTGTCCTCACGTTCACGGACATGACGCAGATCCATGAAAAGGAAGAAGCTCTGCGACGGGCGATTCGGCAGCGCGAGGACGTGGTGGCTATCGTGTCACACGATCTGAGAAACCCTCTGGGCGTCGCGCTCGCGTCGGCGGACTTGTTGCTGGATCTGCCGCTCGACGAGGGGCAACGACGTCGTCAGGCCGAGATCATCCGCCGGTCGGGCAAGCGCATGCAGCGCCTGATCGAGGATCTGCTCGATGTCGCTAGGATGGAAGCGGGTGCCTTGGTGATACGGCCCTCTCACGAACCTCTCGCCCCGATCCTTGAGGAAGCTCGCGACCTCTTCCTTGGACAGGGAGCGGAACGCTCGATCAGCGTGGTGGTCGGCGACGGAGACCTCAGCGCACGAGTCGACCGTGACCGAATCATTCAGGCGCTCTCGAACCTTCTCGACAACGCGATTCGTCTAACGCCTGAGGGAGGCTCCGTCACTCTTTCGGCGGAAGAGGATGGCAACAATGTACTGATTTCGGTCGAGGACACGGGGCCGGGTATAGCCCCTGAGCTTGTAGGCGGGCTATTCGATCGATTCGCCCAGGGCGACGAGCTCGATCGGGGATCTGTTGGGCTGGGACTCTCGATCGTGAAAGGTGTGGCTACCTCGCATGGGGGGGACGCGTCGGTGATTTCCGTGCTGGGGCGAGGGAGCCGGTTCATACTGCACTTGCCGATGGGTGGCCCACCCGATGCTGGCAGAGGGGTGGAAACCACGGCCTGAGGGATCGAGCTTTACGAAGCCGGGACGCGGTGCTCCATCGCGTACGCTCGATACCCAGACACCTCGGCGGAGACGCGGGCCTCATCCCAGCCTAGTAGGACGCCCATGATCGAGGCGGCCTCTGAGGCTCCGCTCAAGCCCGAGTCTGGTGAGAAGAGGAGTAACGCCAGCCGGCGGTCCATGACGTCGATGAGCGTGGCCGCCATTTCTTTCATGACCGCCAGCCGCACCTCACCCCGCAGAGCGGGAACGTCCTCGCCCAGAGGGGCCAGCCAGGTCGGATCCTCACGCGCCAAGGCGAGGAGATCGTCAAGCTGGGTACCATACAAGAATCCGAGCCGCTTGAGAGTGGCCTCCGGCACACCTGCTTCTCCGAGTCGTTCTAGGCGGTCCTCGATGAACTTGGACACGTCCCCCGCCGGACATCCCGGCAGCCTTACCTCCGCCGTTCTGTCGTCCATGACAGGAGAGTCGCCCAGTGCGTTCAGGACTTCTTCGATGACGCGCCCGGCCATCCGTCGGTAGGTCGTGAGCTTCCCTCCTGCGATCGTGACCAACCCGTCGGGCCCGGGCCACACCTCGTCCTCTCGGGAGGTGTCGCGGGTCGTCTTTCCATTTTCCTCGATCAGGGGCCGGATACCAGCCCACGTCGTGAGCACGTCGTCCAGGGTGATCTCCGCGGCGGGGAAGCAGTCCTGAACCATCGCCAGGAGGTCCAACACATCCGCGCGGCTCGCGCGCGGGCTTTCCATAGGACCTGTGTACTCGTCGTCACTCGTTCCCACGTAGACGTAGTCCAGCCGTCGCATGGCGAGGCCGCGCCGACCCGTCTCTGACTTCAGGAATGCGGCTCCCTTGATTGGGAGGCGGCCCGCTGACAGCAGGATGTGGATGCCCTTGCTGGGCCGCAGCGCTTTGCGGGCGGCGAGGCCGGAGTCCTCGAGGACGCCCTGAGCCCAGGGGCCACCGGCGTTAACCACGATTCGTGCCTGGACCTCGTAAACGCTGCTGTCCGTTGTGTCTCGGACACTAGCGCCGTGGACGCGGCCTTCCGAGTCGGTGAAGAGTGACTCGGCGCGTGCGTGATTCGCCACCCGGGCCCCGTGGGCTGCAGCGGACTGAATATTCTCGAGGGTCAATCTCGCGTCGTCGGTGATGTACTCGACGTATTGGATCGCTCCGCGCAAAGGATCTCGGAGGCCAGGGAGGAACCTCCGTACTTCCTGTGGATCCAGGGACTGATGCCGATCCGAGTCGTCCGTCTCGGCGAGCCAGTCAAAGACCGCGAGGCCAGCTCTGATTTTCAGCACGGAGTCCGGAGAGAAGACGGGGTAGAGGAAGTCGAGGCGATGCACGAGGTGAGGGGCGATGGACTGAATCACCCGTCGCTCACGGGCCGACTCGCGGACCAGAAGGAAGTGGCCGTACTCGAGATATCGGACGCCGCCATGGACAATCTTGGACGATCGACTAGAGGTGCCTGCCGCGAAGTCGTCCTGTTCCACCAGTGCTACGGACCAGCCACGCAGGGCTGCGTCTCGCGCAACACCGGCTCCTGTGATGCCGCCGCCGATCACGAGCACGTCAACGGATTCGGTCGACATCGCTTCGAGCGCAGCGCTCCGTCCGGAGGGGGAGAAATCCGCGCTATCCGGCTTAGTGCTCATCGAGCATTCTCCGGTGAGGTGGGGTTGAGCGACTCCTTCCATTCCAACAGGTCAGCGACTTCGTTGGTCGTGATTCGCGGCACCCCCATGTCGAGCATGGACCGCGCAACAGACGTGGCGTTTACCGTCCAGCATGCCAGGGCGATATCGACTTCGCGACAGCGCTCCGCAATCCTCGGGTCACCGAGGAGAATCCGTGCATCGAAGTCCAGCATCGCGTCGGAATCATCTTTCGCACGTTCGCGCGCTTCGTCGACACGCGAACGCGCTTCGACGATGTATCCGATCCTCGCGCCCGGCTGGAGACTCCTGATCTGATCCAGTGCCCCCCAGTCCATCGAGATGAAGACGGTGTGCTCGAACAGGCCTGCTTTGTGGACTGCCGCTACCACCGACGACATTTCGTTACCCGAGCTGGTCCGCTTCACCTCGGCGTAAATCCGGCCCACACGGCCACGTAGCGAAGTCATGACGGCAGCGAGAGACGGGATGGGTTCGCCCACGAACGCCGGATCGAACCAGCTCCCTGCATCGAGCGTATCCAACTCGTCCGGCGTATGCAGATGCACGGCCCCGGTGCCGCTCGTCGTGCGGTCTAGCGTCTCGTCGTGCAGCAGGTATGGGGTGCCATCCGACGCGGGGTGTAGATCGAACTCGACAGCATCCGCACCGGCCGAGAGGCCGGCGTCGAGTGCCGCCCAGGTGTTCTCGGGGGCACGGGCGCTGAACCCTCGGTGGGCAATGATCTCGACGGGCCCCGGAAATCCGAACGGGCCCGCGGAATCGCTTCTGTCAGCCGTTGTCATCCGAGCCGGCGAGTTGTCGGGCGAACTCTTTCCCGTCGGACAGTCTGATGGAGCATTGCGATTTCCTGTTCCTGCAGATTGAGGCGCGGTTCCAGAATCCGTATTGTGTCGCCTGCTCCTTTTGTCTTGAACAGCCTGCTGAAGGCATCGCCTGTCGGGCTCATGGCGAAGCGGGCGGGAGTGCCGCTCACTGGAATCAGAACAATCAAGATTCCTAGGATGGTCCCCAGGGGTGCCGTCAGGTTGATGGGCTCAAGCTGTATGCACCCGGATTGTTTGGAGTCATGTCTTCGTCATGGTGTCTGGGCTGTGACCCCCGCGCAACATTTTTGCCGCGCGGGCTGATCCCCGGTCCAACCGCTCACGCTTCCGGACTATCAAAGTCGGTGCAGAGAAGGCTGATGAACTGGATCTAGGGGGAACCTTGGGCGAACGAGTGCCAGAGCATTACCAGATCGTATATACCGAGATGGAGCTTGGTTCGAGCACGGCTTTGTCCGTCCTCGCCAACTGGATGACCACCTTCGCGTCAATAGTCGAGGCGGTGGCCTTCTGCTCACCCCATTTCTTTTTCAGGACTCAGAATCAGCGCCGGGAGATCGGGATCCGCAGAGTCGCTCGTTCCCAGGCAAAGACGAGCGATCCGGCCGAGCCGGCGCCCTCGAAGCGGAAGGTAAGTGTCTCGACGAGCCGCCCAGGATCTGTCACCACTACTTCAAAGCTCCCGATGTCTGCGCTGCGCACATCAGGGCTGAGCGGGATCCCCCATCGGTTCGTATTCCCGTTTACTACGATGGTCCACTGACCCGTCTCCGCAATGGCGTACAGAGAGTAGGACCCAGGCTCAACGTCGATTCCCCCGAACGTCGCAGGGAAAGGTAGATGCAACGTCGTGGGCTCGTTCGCGCCGAACCGCCATGGCGAACCGAGGGCGTCATCGCCGCCGATCATAGTGCGTCCCCGAAGTGAAGGGCGACCATAACATAGTTTGGCGGCATCACCGCCCAGATCGATCATGACGGAGTCGGGGGGACTCGGCCGCTCGGCCAAGGCATCGGGTGCACCCCGAAACTGACACTGCGTCTGGGCCGCTCCGACCGCGGGTGCGGCGGCCATGATGGCCACCGCCATCCAGAAGGTCCAACGGTCTTTCATGGTTTCTGCCTCAACTCTCTGCCAGTGTGCCACCCAGTTTCAAGCGCGCCGCCCGGGCGAGGAGCGTCACCGCCTCATGGAAGGCCGGTTCTGCAGCCGTGGCTTGATAGCCCCTTCGAGTGCCTTCCCAGTTCCATCGTTCGTCTGCCGCAAGCCCTGCGAGGAAGTTGGCCAGCGATGCTTGGGATACACCTGACGCCCCTTCCGCGTTCGCTGGCCCTGACTCGGGCGGGTCCACCTAGGCCGGTAGGCGGCCTTCATCATCGAGCATCGCGATGGCCTTGTCGACGATCGAGCGTGCCAGCGTCACTACATCGGGTTCGGATGGGAGCATCGCCAGCGTCGATTGTACCATTTCGCCACTGAGGACTTCCATCTGGCGGATTTCCACTGATGTGCGGATAGCCGAAAGCGGAATCCATACCGCCTGGATCGAAAAGGCAGGCGTCACACTGACGCCAGTAGACGGTTGACCTAGCCGGCGCAGTTTACCACTTCGCTCGGCATCGGCAATGACCAGGAAGCGTCGACGTTTGACCTATTTCATTTCACGACGACGGAGCAGGCCGGCCGCCACCAGCTCGTTTACTCCGATGGAGGAGGAGATGCCTCCTCCGGGCCACACATAGAGCCCGCGGAAGTCGATGTCACCGACACTGATGCGGGTCGCTCCGTTCAGGGGAGTGGGTCGGTCCACCCGGAGCGCTCGCCGCTCAGCCTCGGCGGCAACACTCGATCCGGCCGTTGTCGCACGGCCCCCACACGCTGCGAGGCCGAACAGCGATACCATTAGCGCACGGGTGGTGCGCCCGTGACTGTGGGGTACGAATCTCCTGGATGTTCGGATCATGACCACTGAGATCTGGGTCGAGTGTCTGGCGGTCGACCGGTGCTGAGGGTGACGAAGCTGACTGATTCTCCCAAAGTAGTGCGTGCCGCGCGCTGACCTCCACCTTCCTGCAAGAACGCCACCGTGACCGAAGCCCTAGAAGAATTTCGATTCACCCACTCAGTTCCGGTGCGTTTTCGCGACATCGACATCGGTGGGCATGCTCATCATGCTGACGCCCTCATCTACTTCGAAGAGGCACGATGGGCTTACTGGATAGAGGTTGTGGGCCAAGGGCTCAATGAGCTGGATTACGTCCTTGCCGAGTGTCGCGTTCGTTGGCACGCTCGGGTGCTGTGGCCACAGGAGTTGGCCGTCAGCGTAAGAGTCGTCCGGGTGGGCCGAAAGCACTTTGAGATGGCGTATGAGGTCCGCTCTGCCGAAGGTGAAAAGCTGCAGAGTGGGGCGACGGTCCAAGTGATGTTCGACTACGACACCGGCAAGTCGAAGGCGATGCCCGACGAGCTGAAGTCAATTCTGGAGTCGTTCGACGGCCCGTTCTAGTAGGTCTATTTAGTCCCTGTCGATGGCCGCACCCAGGTGCAACAGGAGTTGGCAGGGGAGACTGGTTTTGCCTTCGACGTTGGCGCTGGGTTTGACCCACGCCATTATTTGTGAATAAATTCACATGCTTCACTTGCCGGGGTGTTTCAGTACAGGGACCTCCGGCTTTTCGTTGGCTGTAAGAGCATCTAACACGTTCGGGTACCGGTTCGGGCGAGACCCGCTTTGGTGGGTCGCTACATGTTGAGAAACCCCAGGGAGATAAGGCCATGCTTGGACGGCTCAAGCTGACACTCATGATCACTGCTGCGGCTGTGATCTTCGCGCCTGCAGCGCAGGTTGCGGCACAGGACGGTGGGCGCTTTAAAGTGCTGATTCCGTACTTCACCCCGCTCGAGGACGCGAAGGACAAATTCGGCAAGGAAGCGTCGAAGGAGCTTCGCGAACTTATGGGTAGCATGCCGACCCACGTGGCCCTGTCGGAGCGAGACATTAAGGATGAGGTCAAGAACTTCGATATGAAGATCCAGGATCTCGACTGCATTCGGACGCGACAGCTCGCGTCGCAGATCGATGTGCCGGTCGTGATTTGTGCCAGCTACACCGAGCAGGCGGACAAGAGTTGGGTCATCTCCGCCGAAGTATGGGACATCGCGGGGTCCGAGTCGTTCCCGATCGAGCCGTTCCCGATTGGTGAGAAGGATGAGGAAGGCGCGGCAGTACACATTTATGACGCGTTCGAGCGCTACTCGACGACGGTCCGTTCAGCGGCCATCTGTAACGATTACTACGCCAGTCAGCAGTGGGAGAACGCTCTCCGCAACTGCGACGAGTCGCTGGGCCTTAATCCGAACTCGATGGGTACTCGCTACCTCCGCGGGCTCGTTCTCTATGAAATGGAGAACCACACGGATGCGCTGATCGAGTTCGAGACGGTTATCGCGGCCAACCCGTACCATGAAGACGCGCTGCAGCGGGCGGGCTACATCGCTGCGCTCACGGACCAGGACACAAAGGCCCGTGAGTACTACTCGCGTTACCTTGAGATCAACCCGGGCAACGCTGCGATCCGCATGCGGATCGCGTATGAGCTGGCCCAGGCCGGTGACCCGGTTGGTGCCATGGAGTTCATTCAGGTCGGACTGGACGTCGATTCCGAGAACGTCGATCTGCACGAGCAGTACGGTGGGTTCGCGTTCAGCGCCGCGCTGGAAATTCAGCAGGAAGCGGCGGTAGGTGCTGAGAACGGCGGTGATGCCGTAGCCCCTGAGGCGGTCGGTTACTACCGCGAGGCGATCGCTTCGTACGAAAAGGTCTTTGAGGCGAAGGGCGCCGAGACTCCGGTGGGCCATCTGTCCAACGTCATTTCGGCATACATCCAACTCGAAGATCTCGAATCTGCGATCTCACTTGGTGAGCGGGTGCTTCAGACCCACGGTGACGAAGATCGCCTGTGGCTTCTTTATGCCGATGCGCTCCAGCGCAATGAGAGACTCGATGACGCGATCACCGCGCTCGACCGAGTCATGGAAATCAATCCGGACCACCCGAATGCTGCGCTCCGTCAGGGTAATTGGCTGATCCAGGCCGGTCGCGTGAGTGACGCAGTGGACGTGCTGAGTGTTGCTGCGGAGAACAACCCACAGCAGGCGCAGCAGGCGGCCCAGATGGTATTCGCCGAAGCCTACCAGAACGGTGTGGAGAAAGACGACTACATGTACGCCGCGTCAGCGGTGTCCGACGCAAAGCGTATTCCGAACCTCTCTGAGACCATGATGAACCAGCTGAACTTCTGGCATGGTTACAGCCTCTATCAGCGGGCCTTGGCCGAGCAGGAGCCGCAGACGCTGCCATCTGCGAATCTGTCGTTGCCAAAGTTCTACCAGGCGCTCGAGTTTCTGAACCTCGCCGGTGACTATCCCGAGTCTGTGGGCGTGAACCTGCAGCAGCTGATCGACAACGCAGGGACGTACATCGAAATCCAGGACGCGATCATCAAGCGCGGTCAGTAGATGATCTGACGGACCCAGCGCCTCGGCGCTGATGGCGCCGCGGGGGAGAGATCCCTCGCGGCGTCTTTTTTGTGCCCCTCTGTCTGAAGATGCAATTGCAGGCCCCCCGGGCACGTTCTGTTGGGCCATCGGGGAGCGACCTCTTTCATGAATCGCCCCACTTCGCCCCACCGCTGATTTTCTCGCCCTCGAGAAGACTTTCGGTTTTCGTTCGGAAAAACGAAAAATTGACCTTGGGGCCAATCAACCTTTATCCCGGATCTATGCCGCCTTCGGGCTATATACGGGTCAAGAGAAAGGTAGGGAATTCGTAAAAAGCACCCTTGACGCGCTGTTCCACGACACCCTACCTTGATCCCAATCATCCCCACTTGCCCCCACTCTGTGCCACCACGGGAGCCACGTGAACGGTTTCGTCGGGCAGTATGAACATCAGATGGATCAGAAGGGCCGCATCAGCCTTCCTTCGGCGTTTCGTCGAGAGGCCGAGGGCGACCACTTCGTTCTGTTGCAATGGGAGGAGGGCTACCTGACCCTCTTTCCCCAGGAGAAGTGGCAGGAGGTCCAGGAGAACTTGCTTGAGTTCCGACGCGCCAATCCCGAAGGGTGGAACCAGGTGCGGATGATCATCGCCAATGCGGTCGAGGTTTCTCCCGACAAGCAGGGGCGGATTCTTGTCCCAGGTGCCCTCCAGGCCTCTGCAGGTCTGTCTGGCGCCGTCCTGCTAAGTGGGAACCTCGATCGGGTAGAGCTCTGGGACCCGGCGACGTACCTCGCCAAGGTCCAGGATCAGGCCGGCGACCTCGACAAGTTCTCATACCGGCTCTTCGGGTAACCGGCATGTCCGAATACCACGAACCCGCAATGGCGCCGGAGGTCCTCGACCTGCTGTCCCCTTCCAAGGGTGGCTTCTACATGGACGGGACGGTCGGGGGCGGTGGGCACACCCGTCTGATCCTCGACGCATGTTCGGACTGCCGCGTGCTCGCCGTTGATCGGGACTCGGAGGCTCTCGACGAGGCACGTGCCTCGCTCGCCGATCACCGGAGCCGGGTCCGCTTTCTCTCGACCCGTTTCGACAACGCCCCGAAAGACCCCGAAGTGAGGGACCGTGGCTTGGACGGCGCACTTCTCGATCTGGGGGTCAGTTCGCACCAGCTCGACGACGACGTCCGTGGCTTCACGTTCCGCCGGGGTGCGCCCCTGGATATGCGCATGGGCGCGGATCAAGGGCCCGACGCACGGATGCTCCTTGCCGTATCGAGCGAAGAAGAGCTGACACGGGTGTTTCGCGATTTTGGCGAGGAGCCACGAGCGCGGCGCCTCGCGCGGGAGGTGGTCAAGCGTCGTGCAACCGAACCTCTCGAAACCAGTGACGACCTAGTTGCGGCGCTGGCCGTTTCCATGGGACGGCCACCGAGCGCGAAAGAAAAGGCACGAATCTTCCAAGCTGTCCGTATCGCGGTGAATGATGAGCTGGAGGCGTTGGAGGTTGGGTTGCCCGCGATTCGCGACGCGATGAAGGCTGGTGGGGTGATGGTGGTGATCGCGTATCACTCCCTTGAAGACCGGGCGGTGAAGAACGCCTTCCGCGAGTGGAGCCGTTCCTGCGTCTGTCCGCCGGAGTTGCCGATCTGCCGCTGCCGTGGGGAGGCACTGGGTCAGACGCTGACGCGAAAAGTGCTTCGACCGTCGGACGAGGAAGTCCAGCGGAATCCACGGGCCCGAAGCGCCCGGCTCCGCGCCTGGCGGAGGGCTGCTTGATGGACGCCAGGGTCCTGGGTCGTGCAGCTATCACCTTTGCGGTCCTCATGTGGAGCCTGGGTCTCGTCACCTGGCGGCAGAGCCGGGCGCTCGAGGCGAATCGCACGCTTGATGACCTTCGTCGCCATGTGTCGGTCGCCCGCGCCGAGCGAGTCGAGATCGATCGTGGTATCCAGACTCTTCGGCGCAGGGTGCGGATTGTCACGGAAGCCGAAGCGCTGGGCATGCATACGCCAGATGCGACGGAGCAGGTATTCCTCTCGGCGGCAGGTGGGTCATGAGCCGCGCTAGGGCGATGACCGATCGGCCGCACCGTTGGCGCAGAGGGGCCGTCCTGGGGGGATGGCTGCTGTGCGTCGGGCTCGTCATTGCCCGCGCCGGGCAGATTCAGGTGGTGCAAGCGGATCGGTGGAAAGCAAAGGCGAATGATCAGCACACCGACCTTGAGGAGGTCGCCGCGCCGCGCGGAGCGATCTATGACCGTGGTGGCTCGCCGCTCTCGGTGACTCGTGACCAGGTCCGCGTGAACATCGCTCCCAACGAGGTCCGGAATCACGATGCATTGCAGGGCGCGCTAGTAGCCGGTCTCGGGCTAAGCGCGACTCGGGCCCGTCAGCATGTCATGAATGAGCGCCGCTGGAACGTCGTCGGCCTCTTCGCACCATCAGTGCGCGAGCAGTTCGCCGGTTTCTCGGGCGTGCACCTGGATCAGGTGTTCCAGCGGTACAGCCCTGCCCGCGATCTCGCACGTGGCGTGCTCGGCGTCGTGATCGACGACGAAGGACGTGGCGGGGTCGAGCGGATCTATGACCACCACCTCCGCGGAACCCCAGGCAGCAGAATCGTGCGACGGAACAACCTGGGCACACCGATCCCCGGCGACCGGGTGATCGTGCAGGCGCCGCAGGCCGGAGGCCAGGTCGTGGTTACGATCGACTCTGACCTGCAGGAGATCGCGCAGGCCGCGCTTCTTGAGGCGATCGACAAGCATGAGGCGCACGGCGGCGACATCCTGATTACGAATCCGTTCTCTGGCGAAATTCTCGCTCTGTTCTCCACCCGTGATGGGCACAATGGCGCCTTGTCCGCGGTCAACGCTCCGTTCGAACCGGGCTCCACGCTGAAGCCATTTACCGTGGCTGGCCTGCTCGACCACGACCTCGCCACGATGCGAGACACCGTCGATGCCGAGAGCGGCCGGTGGCAGGCACCTGGCCGTATCCTGACCGATACGCACACGGAAGGCTGGATGACGCTCCGCGAAGCGCTTCGGGAGTCGTCGAACATCGGCATCGCCAAGATGGCCCAACTGATGTCGCCTGGAGTCCAGTATGAGAATCTCCGTGACTTCGGCTTTGGGACACTCACTGGAGTCGAACTGCCAGGTGAGGTCGCAGGCACGCTGAGACGTCCCGATCGCTGGAGTGCGCTGTCGCCGGCCTCTCTCGCCATCGGTTACGAGGTTTCGGTCACACCGCTGCAGATGGCGATGGCGTACGGAGCGCTGGCCAACGGCGGACTCCTCATGCAGCCCCGTCTGATACGAGAGGTCCGGGCGGCCGATGGCTCCGTGCTCGAAACGTTCGAGCCGTTGGTGGTTCGTCGTGTCGTCGCGAAGGAGACCGCACACCTCGTCGGCGGTGCGCTCGAAGATGTCGTTACGATCGGTACCGGCTCGCTGGCTCAGCTAGGCTCCTTCCGGGTGGCGGGGAAGAGCGGCACGGCTCGCTTCAGCAGCAACGGAGGGTACAGTAGAGGCGACTACTCGTCGTCTTTCGTGGGGTACTTCCCAGCCGACAAGCCACAGCTCGTCGTCTTCGTCAAACTCGATCGCCCGCAGGACGGGACGTACTACGGCGGCGCGGTGGCTGCCCCCGTAACCCGCATGACGATGGAAGCCGCGCTGGCCGCCGCTCCTCCGGCGATTCGGCTGGGCGCACTGGTCAATTCTCAGGCGCGGAACGCGGCTGCACCTTCACTGGCTCCTCAATTCACGAGTGGCCGCCCCATGCGGGCTCTCCCGCCTCTCGAGAGTGGTTGGGACTCCGAGGAAGGCGTCTCGGCAGAGTCGTCCGATGGCCCAGTAAGGCTGCCCGAACTCTCCGGACTGCCTTCACGTCGGGCCATTCTGAATCTGCATCAATTCGGCCTTCGGGCTGCCCATGCCGAATCAGGCGAGGTGATCGGCACGATACCAGTGGCTGGAACACTCGTGATGCAGGGAGACACGATTCGTCTCCGGTACCGGGGTCAGACCTATGAGTGACGCGGTCCGGACGCTCGCTGCTGTCGGAGATGTCCTCCGGTCAGCCGACCTCCTCCGGGAACAGGTTGGCCCGGGGGACGTCGTCGTTCAGGGTGTTGCCCTGGACTCGCGCGCGTGTCGTCCGGGTGACCTCTTCCTCGCGTGGGAGGGGCTCCGTTTTGACGCACACGACTTCGTCGCCGCAGCAGCGGAAGCAGGCGCGGTTGCCGCGATCGTCGAACGCCGAGTCGATGTCGATTTGCCTCAGCTCGTGGTCCACAACGGCCGTCGGGCCGCGGCGCTTGCGAGCTCCGCCGTAATGGGTGACCCGGGGAACGAGATGTTCACGGTTGCAGTCACTGGGACGAACGGGAAGTCGTCTACCGCGATGCTCATCCGGCATCTCTTGTCGCCGGATTTGCCGACCGGGATGATCGGGACGTTTGGACTGTTCGACGAAGAAGGCTTTCGGCCCGGTACCGAGGGGCTGACCACTCCCGATCCTGTTCAGTTGGCGGGTTGGATGCGCGACCTCTCGGACCGCGGCGTTCGCGCTGTCGTGATGGAAGCTTCATCCCATGCACTGGATCAGAACCGACTGGACGGCATCGAGTTCGACGTCGGCGTATTCACGAACCTGTCGCAGGACCACCTGGACTACCACGAGACCATGGAGGCCTATCGCACCGCCAAGGTCCGTCTGGTCGACCTGGTCTCCGGAGACGGTGACATCGTGGTCAACGCCGGGGATCCCGCGTGGGACGGGTTGAATGATGATGCTCGGACGGTTCGCCTGTATGCGGACGCAGATCGCGTTTCAAATTGCGGCCCGGTTCATCTACTGGCTTCGTTCATTGGTCCGGCCGAGACCGGATCGGGTTCGAGAGCCGGAACGACCTTTGGTCTGGTTGTCGACGGAGACGTCGAGAACATGACGATCGTGCGGACGCCTTACCGTGGACGCTTCAACGTCGAGAACACACTCGCGGCGATCGCTACT from the Longimicrobiales bacterium genome contains:
- a CDS encoding UDP-N-acetylmuramoyl-L-alanyl-D-glutamate--2,6-diaminopimelate ligase, coding for MSDAVRTLAAVGDVLRSADLLREQVGPGDVVVQGVALDSRACRPGDLFLAWEGLRFDAHDFVAAAAEAGAVAAIVERRVDVDLPQLVVHNGRRAAALASSAVMGDPGNEMFTVAVTGTNGKSSTAMLIRHLLSPDLPTGMIGTFGLFDEEGFRPGTEGLTTPDPVQLAGWMRDLSDRGVRAVVMEASSHALDQNRLDGIEFDVGVFTNLSQDHLDYHETMEAYRTAKVRLVDLVSGDGDIVVNAGDPAWDGLNDDARTVRLYADADRVSNCGPVHLLASFIGPAETGSGSRAGTTFGLVVDGDVENMTIVRTPYRGRFNVENTLAAIATALIAGVPLNRIVERLADAPVIPGRLEQVFDGFDVLIDFAHTPGALEATLSALRPTVPGKLIVVVGAGGDRDTTKRAAMGEVAGRLSDVVVLTSDNPRTEDPEAIIDDVAEGLSGKDFYRITDRRDAIRKALTLAESLEDTVLLAGKGHETYQVLGTEKVPFDEREVAREVARDLWWFEGSA